A part of Aegilops tauschii subsp. strangulata cultivar AL8/78 chromosome 2, Aet v6.0, whole genome shotgun sequence genomic DNA contains:
- the LOC109780591 gene encoding uncharacterized protein, which produces MVSWSDSESTDGSGAQYISSDDSPLKIPATIDEPSFEGLADDLNVICEHGNPGRKYVAFEGISTGRRFIACATEGVGNCGLVQWVDEHWPEHLQNAIHKLWLMYEHSQHENKMACLKHSSTVHNLTQQKKELQETYEKLVEDVNNLLDYKDSQPEVNQKNDAENISVSVESSMTKDVEIKKLKAVVDQLKKIHVAQATVIRNLKFNHLKEKEKLTSDKRTLEICYADPKKEKDDLKKEKDKLDCCIAELMKVKEKLTMEKSTLASCIVELKTAGDSNKRKLHQIKAICDED; this is translated from the exons ATGGTGTCCTGGAGCGACAGTGAGAGCACTGACGGCTCCGGCGCGCAGTACATCTCCTCCGACGACTCCCCTCTCAAG ATCCCAGCTACAATTGATGAGCCGTCGTTCGAGGGTCTTGCTGACGACTTGAATGTGATTTGTGAGCATGGGAATCCAGGGAGGAAGTATGTTGCATTTGAGGGGATAAGCACTGGTAGGAGGTTCATTGCCTGTGCCACTGAA GGTGTTGGAAATTGTGGATTAGTGCAGTGGGTAGATGAGCATTGGCCAGAGCATCTACAGAATGCTATTCATAAGCTGTGGCTTATGTATGAGCATAGCCAACATGAAAACAAGATGGCATGCCTGAAGCATTCAAGCACTGTACACAATCTCACACAGCAGAAAAAAGAGTTGCAGGAGACATATGAGAAGCTTGTTGAAGATGTGAACAACCTCTTGGATTATAAGGATAGCCAGCCTGAGGTAAACCAGAAGAATGATGCTGAGAACATTTCAGTTAGTGTGGAAAGCAGCATGACAAAAGATGTTGAGATCAAAAAATTGAAGGCTGTTGTTGACCAGTTAAAGAAAATTCATGTAGCTCAAGCCACTGTCATTAGGAATTTGAAGTTCAACCATCTTAAAGAGAAGGAAAAGTTGACCTCTGATAAGAGGACTTTGGAGATTTGCTATGCTGACCCGAAGAAAGAGAAGGATGACCTGAAGAAAGAGAAGGATAAGCTGGATTGTTGCATTGCTGAGCTTATGAAAGTGAAGGAGAAGTTGACCATGGAGAAGAGTACTCTTGCTTCCTGCATTGTTGAGCTCAAGACAGCAGGTGATAGCAACAAGAGGAAGCTTCACCAGATTAAGGCTATTTGTGATGAAGACTAA
- the LOC109780584 gene encoding uncharacterized protein, which produces MAYRARKVAKEVVQGDQRAQYTRIRDYLQAVLDTNPGSRCIVTTKHLKTHPSINPRFHGLFMCLNACKEGFLNGCRPFIGVDGCFVKLTTGQQILAATGRDGNNNIFPIAFAIVDKEDTASWSWFLTQLKYALGGESGKYGNYTIISDRQKGLLKAINNVFPNCPQRFCLRHIYQNFQTAGFRGEELKKYMDQASYSYTEHGFDQAMEGMKRECEAAWKWLRKIPKHTWARHAMDKNCKTDLVVNNISEVFNKMILDVRGKPIKTMVDGIRTKLLVKFNANRTKTETTKWQICPTYAEKLEEAKHHARYCQSIKVGPDLYQVSSGESTCAVNLQVHTCGCSKWDMTSVPCKHGVSAINKAKLHPEDFVSDFFKKPRYQEAYNPIVYPVPGPNLWPNTGTPDIEPPVFRDKPGKKQTKRRRNQFEKPAPNDTSRMATITCSNCNLTGHRYTSCHKNMKPALALRRNQHQENRRVDAPAARTRAPAATSATPRTGPSAPAATRAAPRATLSAPAPTRPTSSSAAAYRPSSSSATAARSRAKRTFIPPRVSGTGRVRKPSYKMSEWFNCSQGSKK; this is translated from the exons ATGGCCTACAGGGCAAGGAAAGTAGCTAAGGAAGTTGTCCAAGGAGATCAGAGGGCACAATACACTAGGATAAGGGATTACCTCCAAGCTGTGCTGGATACCAATCCTGGAAGTAGATGCATTGTTACAACAAAGCATTTAAAGACTCATCCTAGCATAAACCCTAGATTTCATGGCTTGTTCATGTGCCTCAATGCTTGCAAAGAGGGCTTCCTAAATGGTTGCAGACCCTTCATAG GTGTTGATGGTTGCTTTGTTAAGTTGACAACAGGGCAACAAATATTGGCTGCAACTGGAAGAGATGGTAATAACAACATCTTTCCCATTGCATTTGCAATTGTTGACAAGGAAGACACTGCCAGCTGGTCCTGGTTTCTAACCCAGCTCAAGTATGCTCTTGGTGGTGAGTCAGGGAAGTATGGCAACTACACTATCATATCTGATAGACAAAAG GGCCTTCTTAAAGCCATAAACAATGTCTTCCCAAATTGCCCTCAAAGATTCTGCCTTAGACATATTTATCAGAACTTTCAAACAGCTGGCTTTAGAGGTGAAGAGTTAAAGAAGTATATGGATCAGGCTAGTTATTCATATACTGAGCATGGTTTTGATCAAGCAATGGAAGGCATGAAAAGAGAGTGTGAGGCAGCTTGGAAATGGCTTAGAAAGATACCCAAGCATACATGGGCTAGACATGCCATGGACAAAAATTGTAAAACTGATTTGGTTGTTAACAATATTAGTGAAGTTTTCAACAAAATGATACTTGATGTGAGAGGGAAACCAATTAAAACCATGGTTGATGGCATCAGAACTAAATTGCTAGTTAAGTTCAATGCAAACAGGACCAAGACTGAGACAACCAAGTGGCAGATATGCCCAACATATGCTGAAAAGCTAGAAGAAGCAAAACACCATGCTAGATACTGTCAGTCCATCAAAGTAGGACCTGATCTATACCAGGTTAGCAGTGGAGAAAGCACATGTGCAGTAAATCTACAAGTGCACACATGTGGGTGTAGCAAATGGGACATGACTAGTGTTCCTTGCAAGCATGGTGTTTCTGCAATTAACAAGGCAAAACTTCATCCAGAAGATTTTGTTAGTGATTTCTTCAAGAAACCAAGGTACCAAGAAGCCTACAATCCAATTGTGTATCCTGTGCCTGGGCCTAATCTATGGCCAAATACTGGGACCCCTGACATAGAACCACCAGTTTTCAGAGACAAGCCAGGAAAGAAGCAGACTAAGAGGAGAAGGAATCAGTTTGAGAAGCCAGCTCCCAACGATACTTCAAGGATGGCAACAATAACCTGCAGCAATTGCAACTTGACAGGTCATAGGTACACTAGCTGCCATAAAAATATGAAGCCAGCCCTAGCACTGAGAAGGAACCAACACCAG GAAAACAGGAGAGTTGATGCACCAGCAGCAAGGACAAGAGCTCCAGCTGCAACCAGTGCAACACCAAGGACAGGTCCATCAGCTCCAGCTGCAACTAGGGCTGCACCTAGAGCAACTCTTTCTGCTCCTGCTCCAACAAGGCCAACTTCATCTTCTGCTGCTGCTTATAGGCCTAGTTCATCTTCTGCTACTGCTGCTAGGTCAAGGGCAAAGAGAACATTCATACCACCAAGAGTGTCAGGTACTGGAAGAGTGAGAAAGCCATCATACAAGATGTCTGAATGGTTCAATTGTTCTCAGGGCAGCAAGAAGTGA